Part of the Crossiella cryophila genome, CGCCGAGGCGGCGGGCCACCCTGGCCTGTTCCACCAGCGCCTCGAACCGGTGCAGGTCCAGCTCACCGGGCTGCAGACTCAGCTGGTAGCCCGGTGAGCGGCGTAGTAGCCAGGCGGGACCGCCCTTGCGCTGGCCCAGCGCACAGCGCAGCCGGGAGATGTAGGCGTAGATCTCCGCCTTGGTGTCCACCGTGGTGCCGTGCGGCCACAGCTCCTCGGCGATCCGGTCGATGCTGACGATGGCGCCCGCGTTGGCGAGCAGGATGCCGAGCACGGTCCGCGCCCTCGGCGTCCCCAGCGGCAGCGCCTGGCCGTCGAGCACGGCTTCCAGCGGCCCCAGTACCCGAAACTCCACTGCCCGTCCCCACACACTTCACCGGCGGCTGTGACCCCCTTGTCGCGGAGGCTCAGTGAATGGTTACTCCGAAAGTGCGAAACACCGAATTACCCCAGACATCATTGCTGGAATGTCTCGTTCAGGAATTCGTGATTCGCCGGGCCGGCCGAGCGGACATTCCGGACAGGAATCGGCTTCGCGGTCACCCGGCCAGTGCCGGCTCCGGCACGTGCAGCAGCATCCGCATCCGGGTGGTGAACGCGGCCTCCGGCCCGCCGTCGATCTCCCCGGTGACGCCGAGCTGCAGATCGGTGAAGCCGAGCGGACGTTCGGTGGCCGCCAGCAGCTCGAACACCGCGCGCACCCGGGCGCCGACCGGCACCGGCCGGTGGAACCGCAGCCGGTCCATGCCCTTGTTGATCACCAGGTCGACGCCGTCGACGTGGATGGTCTCCATCAGCTGGGCGGGCAGCAGGGACACGGTGAGGAAGCCGTGCGCGATGGGTCCGCCGAACATGCCTTCACTGGCCCGTTCGGGGTGCAGGTGGATCCACTGCCGGTCCTCGGTGACCTCGGCGAAGTCGGCGATCCGTTGCGCGGACACGGTGTGCCAGGCGCTCACGCCGAGCCGCTGGCCGACCGCCGCGCGTAATTCGGTGGCACTGCTGAAGATGCGCATCCGCCTCAACTCCGTTCTGGGGCGGCGCCGACCGCGTGCGCCCCGCCGTCGACGTGCAGGATCTCCCCGGTGACCGCGGGCATCCAGGCCGAGAGCAGCGCGCAGACGACCCTGGCCACCGGTTCGGTGTCGGTGTGGTCCCAGCCCAGCGGGGCCCGGCTGGACCACACCTGGTCGAGCTGGTCGAACCCGCCGATGCCACGGGCCGCGAGTGTCCTGAGTGGACCGCAGGCGACCAGGTTGACCCGGGTTCCCTGCTGCCCCAGCGCCTGGGCGAGGTAGCGGCAGCAGCTTTCCAGTCCGGCCTTGGCCACGCCCATCCAGTCATAGCCCGGCCAGGCCAGGCTGGCGTCGAAGTCCAGGCCGATCAGGGAGCCGTGTTCGGACTTGGCCAGCAGCGGGCCGAAGACCCGGCCGAAGGCGGCGAAGGAGTAGGTGGAGATGTGCAGTGCGGTGGCCACCTCGGCCCAGTCCGCGGTGAGGAAGCCGCCGCCGAGCGCGCTGGGCGGGGCGAAGGCGACCGAGTGCAGCACGCCATCGAGGCGGCCCCAGCGCTGGTCCAGGGCGTCGGCCACCGCGTCGAGGTGCTCGGGTTTGGTGACGTCGAGTTCGAGCACATCGCAGGGCGTCGGCAGTTTCGCGGCCATCGCGGCGGTGATGCCGAAGCCGCGGCCGAAGCCGGTGAGCACCACCTCGGCCCCGTGCTCCTGCGCGAGTCTGGCCACCCCGTAGGCGATCGAGCTTTCCGTGAGCACGCCGGTGACGAGGATCTTCTTGCCGGAGAGCAGTTCAGTCACGGGTCACCACGATCACGCCGTTGGCCCCGCCGAAGCCGAAGGAGTTGCTGACCGCGGCCCGCAGGTCCAGCTGCCGCGGCACCTTGCGCACGATGTCGAGTTCGATCCGAGGGTCCTGCCGGTCCAGGTTGGCCGTTGGCGGGATGATGCCGTCGCGCACGGACAGCACCGTGCACACCGCCTCGATCGCACCGGCCGCGCCGAGGGCGTGCCCGAGGGTGCCCTTGACCGAGGTGACCGGGACCTGGTCGCCGTAGAGCCGGTTGATCAGTCCGCCCTCGATGACGTCGTTCATCGGGGTGGAGGTGCCGTGCGCGTTGACGTGGTCGATGTCGGCCGCGGTGAGTCCGGCCTCGGCGAGTGCGGCCAGGGTGGCCCGTTCCACGCCGTCGCCCTGCGGGTGCGGGGCGGTGATGTGGTGCGCGTCGGAGGATCCGCCGTACCCGGCCAGCCGGGCGTGCACCCTGGCGCCGCGGGCCTTGGCGTCCTCGGCGCGTTCCAGCACCAGGATGCCCGCGCCCTCGGCGGCCACGAAGCCGTCCCGGTCGGCGTCGAAGGGCCGGGAGGCGGTGCCAGGGTCGTCACCGCGGGTGGACAGCGCGCCGAGTTGCCCGAACCCGGCCATGATCAGTGGGGACAGCGCGGATTCGGCGCCACCGGCCACGACCACGTCGCAGATGCCCGAGCGCAGCCAGTCCCTGGCCACGCCGAGCGCGGTGGCTCCGGAGGCGCAGGCGGTGGCCGGCGCGAGGTTGGGGCCGCGGGCGCCCAGGTCCAGGGTGAGCCAGGCGGTGGGCGAGCCGACCCCGGCCATCGGGATCAGCATCGGGGTGATCTGGGATTCCCCGTGCAGGCGCAGGATCTCGTACTGCTGCTCGAAGGTCATGGTGCCGCCGAGGGAGTTGCCGACCACCACGCCGACCCTGGCCCCGTTCCAGGTCGCCGGGTCCAGTCCGCTGTCCGCGATGGCCTCGCGGGCGGCGACCCTGGCCAGGTGCGCGCAGCGTTCCTGCCGCCACGCGGTGCGCCTGCCGAGCTGGGCGTCGGCGTCGAAATCCGGTACCCGGCAACTGAAATCGGTGACCTGGCCGGCCAGGTTGGCATCGGGACTGGCGGTGGACTCACCGCGCAGGATGCGGGCCCAGCTCGCCTCGACGCCGATCCCGGCGGAGGTGACCAGCCCGAGGCCGGTGATGGCGAGGCCGCTCATCAGGCGGCCTCGCGCTTGGACTCGATCAGCTTGGCGATGGTGGCCAGGGTGTCCGAAGTGGACACCTCGTCGTCCTTGACCCGGACGCCGAACTCCTTCTCGGTCACCAGTCCGAGTTCGACCAGGGCGAGCGAGTCCAGGTCGAGGTCGGCGAAGGTGGCCTCGCCGCGGACCTCCTCCGGCGGCACGCCGAAGCGGGTGGTGAGCAGCGTGCTGAGCTGGTCGAGCAGGGCGGTCATGGGTGGTTCCTTTCACCAGGGTGTGCGGGCAGGTCGTGCAGTTGGGTGTCTTCGCCGAAGAGTCCACTCAGGACGGAGCGCATGACCCGGCGGAGCAGCCGTTCGGCCACCGGGTCCATGGCCTCGGCGAGGCTGTCGATGCCGAAGTCGAAGTCCACCTGGAAGTCCACCGCGCAGCCGGTGTCGGTCTCGGTGATCCGCCAGGCGCCGCGGAAGTGCTCGAAGTCGCCGTCGGTCTGGCCGAACTCGACGCTGGCGCCTGCCGGGTCGAGCTTCTCCCATTCCCGCCAGCGCAACCGGCCGCGGCGGAAGGTGACCTCCCAGGCGGAGTGCCGGGGGTTGCCTGGGAAGACCTGGACCGAGCGGACCTCCTCGGCGATGGCCGGGAATCGGGCGAAGTCGGTGAGCAGGGCGAAGGCCTCGTCCGGGGTGGCGCCGAGGACCTCGGCGAGCAGGTGCACGCGCCTCATGCCGCCACCGCCTTGGCCGCGGTGGCGAAGGCGCCGCGCAGGAAGTCCACTTCGGACTCGTCCAGGATGGCGGGCGGGGTCAGGCGCAGCACCTGGCCGGAGTTGAGCGAGTGGTTGGCGATGACCCCGGCGGCCATCAGTTCGGCGAGCAGGTCGGCGGCCAGTCCTGGTTCGCTGAACTCCACGCCGATGAGCAGTCCGGCGCCCCGCACCTCGCGCACCCGGGTGCCGAGGATGTCCTTGCAGATCAAGGAGAGTTCGCCGCGGATGCGTTCGCCGAGCCCGCGCGCGGCCTCGACCAGGCCGCCCTCCTCGATGGCGGTGAGCGCGCCGCGGACCGCGGCCATGCCCAGTGGGCTGGCGGAGAAGGTGGAGGTGTGCAGGTAGGGGTCGCGGTCGAAGGCGCGGAAGGCGGATTCGGTGGCGATCACCGCCGACACCGGCATCACCCCGCCGCCCAACGCCTTGCCGACCACGAGCACGTCGGGCACGATCTGTTCGCGGTCCGCGCCCCACCAGTGGCCGAGCCTGCCGAGGCCGGTCTGCACCTCGTCCAGGATGAGGAAGGCGCCGAACTCGTGGCACAGTCGTCGCGCCTCGGTCAGGTAGCCGGCCGGTGGCAGGATCACCCCCGCCTCGCCCTGCACGGGTTCCAGGATCAGCGCGGCCCGGCCCTCGTGGGCGGCGAGTTCCTTGCGCAGCGCGGCCGGATCACCGTAGGGCACGTGGCAGACCCCGGACAGCAAGGGCCGGAACGGGTCCTGGAACACCCCGCGGGCGGTGACGCTGAGCGCGCCGAGGGTTTTGCCGTGGTAGCCGTTGGTGGCCGAGATGAGGTGGGTGCGGCCGTGGGTGCGGGCGAGTTTGATCGCGGTCTCCACCGCCTCCGCCCCGGAGCAGGCGAAGTGCACCTTGTCCATTGTGGACGGCGCGACCGCGGTGAGCGCGGCGGCGGCCTTGGCGGCACTGGGTTCGAGCAGGAGTTTGGCCGAGACCGGCAGGGTGTGCAGCTGGGTGCGCACCGCGGCCACCACCCTGGGGTGCCTGGCGCCCATGAGCAGCACGCCGTAGCCACCGCAGTTGAGCAGTTCCCGGCCGCGGCTGGTGCGCACCCAGGCCCCGGTGGCGGACTGTTCCAGCTCGCGGCCGAACAGCTCGCCGAGGGCGGCGCGGCCGCGGCTGAGGTGACTGCGGTAGGCCGCGGCGGTGCGCTCGAACTCGGCCTCGCAGTCGGCGGTGTCCAGGGTCATGCCGCGTCCCTGGCCGAGCTGAGGTGGCCGAGGATGGTCTCCACGGTGCTGGTCCGCGAGGGCGGGTGGAAGGCGACCGCGTGCGCGGCGGCGACCAGGTAGGCCACCTCACTGGCGGAGATGAAGGCCATGCCGCCCAACAGTTCCGCGGCCAGCGAGGCGGTGCCGGTGACCAGGTGTTGCACGGTGTGCCTGGCGACCAGGGCCGCGCCCAGGGTGTCCACGCCGGTCTCGCCGGCGTCGATCCGCCGGGCCAGGCCCTCGGTGAGCAGGGCGGCGGACTGGTGCCGGATGAGCAGCGCGGCCCGGTCCGCGGCACTGCCCCGGCCGCGGTGCAGCACCCGGTCCACCAGCGCTCCGGCGAGTCCACTGTAGACGGAGCAGACGCTGAGCTGGAACCAGATCAGGCCGAGGATCTGGAGTTCCAGCATCCGCCCGGCCAGCTCCGGGGTGGTGCGGACGAGCTGGTCCTCGGTGAGGAAGACGTCGGTGAGCCGCACCTCGTGACTTTCCGCACCCGCCAGGGCGAAGGTGGACCAGAACGGGTGCACGGACAGGCCGGTGGTCAGCGCGGGCATCAGGATCAGCCCGAAGTCGCTCTCACCCTCGCCGGTGGGCACGGCCACGCTGGCGGAGAGCAGGTCCATCGACCGGGACAGGCTGCACGGCTTCTTGACGCCGTTGACCAGGTAGCCACCGTCCACGCGTTCGGCACGCAGGGTGGGGCGCAGGATGTCCTGGTCGGTGTTGCCCTCGGCGAAGCCGGAGGCAAGCAGCAGCCGGTCGGCCGCGATCCGGTGCAGCAACGTGGGATCGAGGCCGACCTGATCGCCGATGGCGGCGGTCATCGAGTACAGGGTGCCGATGGAGAAGTGGTGCATCATGGTGGCCACCGCCATGGACGGGGCCAGTGCGCCCAGGGCCCGCATGACGTGCATGGCCTGCACCGCGGTGCCGCCGCTACCGCCGTATTCCTTGGGTACCACGAGGTTGGTGCCGTTGCAGGCGCGGAAGAGCTGGATGGCCTTGCCGTCGTCGGCCTCCCGTTCGGCCAGGCTGAGCCCGGCCAGTTCCGCACGCAGGCCGGGGGCCAGTTCGTCGCAGACGTCCCGGTCGGCGGCCATGAACTGTAGATCCATTCACGCTCCTGGTTGGGTGATGCGGGTGTACGCCTCGAACACCGCGGCACTGGGCCGCACGTTCTCCGCGACGGACACGCCCTGCAGGTGGGTGGTGCGCAGCACCAGGTAGTTGGCCTCGCCGAAGGCGCCGCCGGTGAGTCCGGTGCCGCCGTGGGTGGGCAGGTAGGGCAGGAACCCGATGTGCGAGTCGTTGACCTTGAGCAGCCCGCCGTTGCCGACCCTGGCCAGGAACTGCTCGATGACGTCCTTGTCCTTGGCCCACAACGAGTTGCGCAGTCCGTACCGGTTGCTGTCGACGAAGGCGAGGATCTGGTCCAGGAGTTCCTCATCGGGCGCCGGTGCGGGCACAACTACAGGCAGCAGCGGGAAGAAGGTCTCCTCGCGCACCGCGGTCAGTTCCCGGGAGGTGTCCAGTCCGTCCACCCGCAACACGGTGGGCGCGAGGAACGGCCCGGTCTCGGACAGTTCGCCGTCGACCTCCAGGCGTCCGCCACCGCAGACGAGCTGGGCGCCACGAGCGAGCGCGTCCTCGACCACGGTGCCGAAGCGTTCGGCCCGTAACACCGGGGAGAGCAGCACATCGGGTTCGTCGGGGTAGCCGGGGCGCAGCGCGGTGACCGCGGTGTGCAGCCTGGCGATCAGCTCGTCGGCGATGTCGGGGTGCACCACGGCCTGGTTGGGCACCATGCAGATCTGCCCGGAGCCGTAGAAGCATTCGGTGAGGGCTTCCACGGCCAGGTCGAGGTCGGCGTCCCGCCAGATGACCACGCAGTCGTTGCCCGCCAGTTCCAGGATCGGCTTCTTACCGGCCGCGATGCAGTCCCGCTCCAGCTCCAGACCGCGTTCCACCCCACCGGTGTAGAAGATGTCGTCCACCAGCGGATCGGCCAGCCAGCCACGCAACGCGGGTCCGGGCCGTCCGCAGAACACGTTGAGCACTCCGGGCGGGGCACCGACATCGGCCAGCGCGGGCACCACGTACTCGCGCAGCACGTACATGACCCCGAACGGCGCACTGCGCGGCGCCCGCACCACCACGGTGTTGCCGGCCATCAACGCGGTCGCCCCGAACAACGCACTGGTGGCCGGCGCGTTCTGCGGCGGGTTCACGCACACCACGCCATCGGGCCTGCGCCGCAACAACAATCGCCGATCCCCGTGCCGGAACTCCTGTTCCAGCTGCCCGGCCAGCCAGCCCACGGTCTCCTGGCTGGCCACCGACAACATCCCGGCCACCTGCCACTCGGCCAGCGGCCGCGGATTCCCCTCCGCGATGAGCACATCCACCAGTTCCTTGTGCCCCAGCAGGATCCGCTCCCGCAACGCCAGTGCCAACTCCACCCTGGTCGCCAACGGCGTCGCACCCCAGACGGGTGCGGCTGCCGCGGCGGCGGCCACGGCGGCGGCCATGGTGTCCTCATCGGCGAGCGCACACCGCCCCACCACCCGGTCGGCGACGGTGGCCGGGTCGAGCTGTCCTTGTTCGAGGCGCCGCTTGAGGGTGAGGCTGCCGAACAGGTCGGTGAGGATCGGCCGCGCGCCCACGGTGTAGACGTAGCGGTCGGAGTCGACCTCCTTTCCGGCCACATAGGACAGATAAGTGGGCACCGGAACCGCTGGCCTCATCGGGTTTCCCTCTCCACTGGCGTTGTCACCTTCACAGTGGCGCTCCGGAGCCGCGTGGATACAGCCGGACATCACAGTGCGCCGATCAACCGGAGCAGCTGCCAGCCCGCGCCCAGGCTCAGCCCGTGCTCGAAGGCCAGGTACTCCGGTTCGATGTGGTGTGGCGCCCACTTGGTCTTGAAGCGTTCCTGGGTGCGGGCGGAGTACAGCCAGCGTTCCCGCCCGGCCACCTGGCGCATGAGGCGATGCAGGATTCCGTTGTCCGCGCCGGGGATCCGGTGTTCCGGGTGCAACCGCACGAACGGGGTGAAGCCCAGGTGCAGCCAGCCCGCGCCCTCCTCCCGGAACACCTCGGCGGCCGTGGCGATGATCGACTCGATCGCGCCGGTGGGGGCTTCCGGGTGGCGGCGGGTCAGGTCGTAGAGCCAGCCGGGGCGTGGGCCGTACACCGGGGAGAAGGAGATGTAGGCGACGATCCGGCCGGCCGCCCTGGCCACGAACAGCCTGCGGTGTTCCGCGCCCCGGCCGCCGCGTTCACCGACCATGAAACCGAGCTGTTTCACCGCGCGGCCCTTGGCCCGCAACCACACCTGGTCGATCGCGGCCAGCAGCACGGCCAGTTCGGCGTCCATTGTGGACTCCTCGGTGACCGCGACGCCTGCCCGTCTGGCCTGGGACAGCCGGTTGCGGGTTTCGGCGAGTTTGCCGCCGCGCAGGGTGAACCGGGCCAGGTCGATGCTGAAGGAGACGCCGAGCTGGTTGACCGCGTAGCCGAGTTCGGCGCAGGCCGTGGCCTCTTCGCGGAGTAGTTGCACCGCGGTGATCCGGCGGCGTTGCCGGGCGGCGAACTCGCGGAAGGCCGCGGTGAGCGCGGGCTGGTCGGCTTCGGCCGCGCACGGTCCGGTGAGCTGCACCAGGTGTCTGCGGCCCGCGGGGCGGTAGGCGATGAGGCCCTTGAGGTCCGGGGTCTGGAAGTGTTCGGTGTCCTGGTTGTAGGCCAGGAAGGCGCTGGAGCCGCGGCCGTGCGCGCGCAGCAGGTCGAGGGCGGTGGTGGTCACGTCGTCCGCCCGGACACCGCGGCGGCGAGCCGGATGTAGGCCGGGTGCGGGCTGGGTTCGAAGGACACCGCGAACGGCTTGAGGAAGTTGCCGAGCAGGCCGCGGTCGCCGCACAGGTGGATCGGGATGGCCAGCAGCGCCCACTCCGGGCGGACCAGCCAGGCCCACAGGAACGCGACGAGTCCGGCGGTGACGAAGCTGTGTGCCAGGTTGTAGGCCACGTAGAAACCGCGGTGGATCTTGCCGGACCTGCTGCGGTGGAAGGCGATCAGGCCGGGCAGGTAGCCGATGACGTCGATGTAGGCGAACAGGATCAGCGCCGGGATCAGCCGCACCTCCTGCCAGTGCGTGATGAACAGCGTCGTGCACAGGCCGAGCGCGGCCAGATACTCCAGTCGCAGCAGGCGGTAGGTGGTGCGGGTCTCGAACAGGTTGCGCGGATCCACGCCTCAGCCTTCCGGGGTGAACACGATGGGCAGGGACAGCGGGGCGCGGCCGATGCCGGGCATCCACTCCAGGTCCGCGTACCGGGCGGCCAGCCGCAGATCGGGCAGCCGGGCGAACAACCGGCCCAGCGCGGTGCGCACCTCGACCCTGGCCAATTGCGCGCCAAGGCAGTAGTGGCTGCCGTGGCCCAGGCCGAGATGCTGGTTGGCGTCGGCGCGGGAGAGGTCGAAGGCGTCGGGGTCGGTGAACCGGCGTGGGTCCCGGTTGGCCGCGCCCAGCGACACCAGCACCCGCTCGCCCTTGCCGACCGCGACCCCGCCGATCACGGTGTCCTGCTTGGCCCAGCGCATGGTGGACAGCTCGGCAGGCCCCTCGAACCGCAGTGCCTCCTCGACGAGATTGCCGACCAGGTCCGGGTTCGCCCGGAAGGCGGCGAGCTGCTCGGGGTGGCGCAGCAGTGCGAGGGTGGCGTTGGCGATCAGCCCGGCGGTGGTGACGTGTCCGGCCAGGAACAGCAGCAGCGCGTTGGCCAGCAGCTCCTCGTCGGTGAGCCGCTGTTCCTGGTCCCTGGCCTCGACCATGGCGCTGATCAGGTCGTCGCCGGGCTCGTTCTTCTTGGCCGCGATCAGCTTGGCCATGTACTCGTTCAGCCCGGCCAGCGCGGCCGCGGCCCGCTCCCTGGTCTCCGGGGTGAAGCCGACGTAGTCGTGTGCCAGCTCGAAGAAGGCGTCCCGGTCCTCTTCCGGCACGCCGAGCAGTTCGCCGATCATGCCCACCGGCAGCCGCAACGCGAAGTCCCGCATCAGATCGGCCTGCCCGCGGGCGGCGAACTCGTCGATCAGCCGGTCCGCGCTGTCGGCCAGTTTGTCGTGCAGGGCGTCCATCCGGCGGCGGGTGAACGCACTGCCCACCAGCCTGCGCAGCCGGTCGTGGTCGGGCGGGTCCAGGTTGAGCATGCTGGCGCCCATGCTCGGTGAGAGCCCGTCGGTGGACTCGGCGTCGTAGCGGCTTTCCTTGCTCAGCAACGGATCGGTCAGCGCCTGCCGGACCTCCTCGTACCCGGTGACCAGCCAGGCGGTCAGCCCGGTCGGCAGGGTCAGGTAGCGCACCGGGGACACCGCGCGCAGCCGCGCGTAGGACGGGTAGGGGTCGCGCTGGTAGTCCGCGTCGAACAACGCGGCGTCGGCCGGATCCGGCCTGACCGGGCATCTTTCCATTGTGGACACTCATTTCCCGTCGCGGCCGAAGCGAAGCGGCGCGCAACGTCCGGTGTGCAGTGAACGTCGGTCGGTGAGCTGGAGGAAGGTCTGGCGCAGCGGGTAACGCAACCGGTCGAACACCGGTGCGGGTCTCGCTCCGCTCCGGTGCCAGGGCACGGTGGGCGGGGGTAGGGGTTTGCCGTGCAGGGCGGCGGCGAGCTGGCCGCTGAGCCAGCCCGCGGAGTGCAGGGCGGGGGCGATGCCGCGGCCGTTCCAGCCGCCGGCGAACCACACTCCCGGTTCGACCTGCCCGACGATCGGCATCCAGTCCGGGGTGGCGCCGCTGACCCCGGCCCAGGACCGGGCGATCCGCACCTCGGCCAGTCCCGGGAACAGTTGGCGCAGTTCACGTTCGAGGCGTCGCCAGGTGCCAGCGGAGACCGGGGGCTGGGTACCGGGGCTGGTGCGCGGGTTGGCGGCACGGCCGCCGCCGAGGATGAGACGGCCGTCCGGGCTGAGCCGCACGTAGTTGAAGAAGGCCCGCGAGTCCAGGACCAGATCCCCTGGCCGCAGCGCGAGTCCGGCGAGCTGGGCGGCGGAGAGTGGTTCGGTGCACAGGGCCTGGGAGCGGAACGGGACGATGGGCAGCTTCACCAGTCCGGCCGCGCGGGTGTAGCCGTCGATGGCCAGGACCACCTGGGCCGCGTCCACCTCGCCCCGGTTGGTGCGCACCCGCACCCGCTCCCCCGGCTCGATCGAGCGCACCGGCGAGCCCTCGTACACCTCGACGCCGCGGGCCGACAACACCTCACGCAGTCCCCGGCACAACCGAAGCGGGTCGAGCTGGTACAGCGGCGCGACCCGCAACGCTCCGAATCCCCCTTGCAGGCCAAGGGTTTCCGCCGCCTCACGCGCGGAAAGCCAGTCGGCCCGCATGCCGAGGCGGTTCATCTCGGGCAGGTCGTCGGTGTAGCGCCGGACGTGCTGGGCGGTGACCGGGAGCTGGTACATCCGGCCGCGCACCAGATCGCAGTCGATGTCCTCGCCGGTGACCAGTTCCCGCAACGCCGCCATGCCCTC contains:
- a CDS encoding MaoC family dehydratase, translated to MRIFSSATELRAAVGQRLGVSAWHTVSAQRIADFAEVTEDRQWIHLHPERASEGMFGGPIAHGFLTVSLLPAQLMETIHVDGVDLVINKGMDRLRFHRPVPVGARVRAVFELLAATERPLGFTDLQLGVTGEIDGGPEAAFTTRMRMLLHVPEPALAG
- the fabI gene encoding enoyl-ACP reductase FabI, translated to MTELLSGKKILVTGVLTESSIAYGVARLAQEHGAEVVLTGFGRGFGITAAMAAKLPTPCDVLELDVTKPEHLDAVADALDQRWGRLDGVLHSVAFAPPSALGGGFLTADWAEVATALHISTYSFAAFGRVFGPLLAKSEHGSLIGLDFDASLAWPGYDWMGVAKAGLESCCRYLAQALGQQGTRVNLVACGPLRTLAARGIGGFDQLDQVWSSRAPLGWDHTDTEPVARVVCALLSAWMPAVTGEILHVDGGAHAVGAAPERS
- a CDS encoding beta-ketoacyl-[acyl-carrier-protein] synthase family protein, coding for MSGLAITGLGLVTSAGIGVEASWARILRGESTASPDANLAGQVTDFSCRVPDFDADAQLGRRTAWRQERCAHLARVAAREAIADSGLDPATWNGARVGVVVGNSLGGTMTFEQQYEILRLHGESQITPMLIPMAGVGSPTAWLTLDLGARGPNLAPATACASGATALGVARDWLRSGICDVVVAGGAESALSPLIMAGFGQLGALSTRGDDPGTASRPFDADRDGFVAAEGAGILVLERAEDAKARGARVHARLAGYGGSSDAHHITAPHPQGDGVERATLAALAEAGLTAADIDHVNAHGTSTPMNDVIEGGLINRLYGDQVPVTSVKGTLGHALGAAGAIEAVCTVLSVRDGIIPPTANLDRQDPRIELDIVRKVPRQLDLRAAVSNSFGFGGANGVIVVTRD
- a CDS encoding acyl carrier protein yields the protein MTALLDQLSTLLTTRFGVPPEEVRGEATFADLDLDSLALVELGLVTEKEFGVRVKDDEVSTSDTLATIAKLIESKREAA
- a CDS encoding type II toxin-antitoxin system RatA family toxin, whose amino-acid sequence is MRRVHLLAEVLGATPDEAFALLTDFARFPAIAEEVRSVQVFPGNPRHSAWEVTFRRGRLRWREWEKLDPAGASVEFGQTDGDFEHFRGAWRITETDTGCAVDFQVDFDFGIDSLAEAMDPVAERLLRRVMRSVLSGLFGEDTQLHDLPAHPGERNHP
- a CDS encoding aspartate aminotransferase family protein, whose translation is MTLDTADCEAEFERTAAAYRSHLSRGRAALGELFGRELEQSATGAWVRTSRGRELLNCGGYGVLLMGARHPRVVAAVRTQLHTLPVSAKLLLEPSAAKAAAALTAVAPSTMDKVHFACSGAEAVETAIKLARTHGRTHLISATNGYHGKTLGALSVTARGVFQDPFRPLLSGVCHVPYGDPAALRKELAAHEGRAALILEPVQGEAGVILPPAGYLTEARRLCHEFGAFLILDEVQTGLGRLGHWWGADREQIVPDVLVVGKALGGGVMPVSAVIATESAFRAFDRDPYLHTSTFSASPLGMAAVRGALTAIEEGGLVEAARGLGERIRGELSLICKDILGTRVREVRGAGLLIGVEFSEPGLAADLLAELMAAGVIANHSLNSGQVLRLTPPAILDESEVDFLRGAFATAAKAVAA
- a CDS encoding acyl-CoA dehydrogenase family protein, which produces MDLQFMAADRDVCDELAPGLRAELAGLSLAEREADDGKAIQLFRACNGTNLVVPKEYGGSGGTAVQAMHVMRALGALAPSMAVATMMHHFSIGTLYSMTAAIGDQVGLDPTLLHRIAADRLLLASGFAEGNTDQDILRPTLRAERVDGGYLVNGVKKPCSLSRSMDLLSASVAVPTGEGESDFGLILMPALTTGLSVHPFWSTFALAGAESHEVRLTDVFLTEDQLVRTTPELAGRMLELQILGLIWFQLSVCSVYSGLAGALVDRVLHRGRGSAADRAALLIRHQSAALLTEGLARRIDAGETGVDTLGAALVARHTVQHLVTGTASLAAELLGGMAFISASEVAYLVAAAHAVAFHPPSRTSTVETILGHLSSARDAA
- a CDS encoding aldehyde dehydrogenase family protein, whose product is MRPAVPVPTYLSYVAGKEVDSDRYVYTVGARPILTDLFGSLTLKRRLEQGQLDPATVADRVVGRCALADEDTMAAAVAAAAAAAPVWGATPLATRVELALALRERILLGHKELVDVLIAEGNPRPLAEWQVAGMLSVASQETVGWLAGQLEQEFRHGDRRLLLRRRPDGVVCVNPPQNAPATSALFGATALMAGNTVVVRAPRSAPFGVMYVLREYVVPALADVGAPPGVLNVFCGRPGPALRGWLADPLVDDIFYTGGVERGLELERDCIAAGKKPILELAGNDCVVIWRDADLDLAVEALTECFYGSGQICMVPNQAVVHPDIADELIARLHTAVTALRPGYPDEPDVLLSPVLRAERFGTVVEDALARGAQLVCGGGRLEVDGELSETGPFLAPTVLRVDGLDTSRELTAVREETFFPLLPVVVPAPAPDEELLDQILAFVDSNRYGLRNSLWAKDKDVIEQFLARVGNGGLLKVNDSHIGFLPYLPTHGGTGLTGGAFGEANYLVLRTTHLQGVSVAENVRPSAAVFEAYTRITQPGA
- a CDS encoding DUF2156 domain-containing protein, which encodes MTTTALDLLRAHGRGSSAFLAYNQDTEHFQTPDLKGLIAYRPAGRRHLVQLTGPCAAEADQPALTAAFREFAARQRRRITAVQLLREEATACAELGYAVNQLGVSFSIDLARFTLRGGKLAETRNRLSQARRAGVAVTEESTMDAELAVLLAAIDQVWLRAKGRAVKQLGFMVGERGGRGAEHRRLFVARAAGRIVAYISFSPVYGPRPGWLYDLTRRHPEAPTGAIESIIATAAEVFREEGAGWLHLGFTPFVRLHPEHRIPGADNGILHRLMRQVAGRERWLYSARTQERFKTKWAPHHIEPEYLAFEHGLSLGAGWQLLRLIGAL
- a CDS encoding cytochrome P450 family protein, yielding MERCPVRPDPADAALFDADYQRDPYPSYARLRAVSPVRYLTLPTGLTAWLVTGYEEVRQALTDPLLSKESRYDAESTDGLSPSMGASMLNLDPPDHDRLRRLVGSAFTRRRMDALHDKLADSADRLIDEFAARGQADLMRDFALRLPVGMIGELLGVPEEDRDAFFELAHDYVGFTPETRERAAAALAGLNEYMAKLIAAKKNEPGDDLISAMVEARDQEQRLTDEELLANALLLFLAGHVTTAGLIANATLALLRHPEQLAAFRANPDLVGNLVEEALRFEGPAELSTMRWAKQDTVIGGVAVGKGERVLVSLGAANRDPRRFTDPDAFDLSRADANQHLGLGHGSHYCLGAQLARVEVRTALGRLFARLPDLRLAARYADLEWMPGIGRAPLSLPIVFTPEG
- a CDS encoding NAD(P)/FAD-dependent oxidoreductase, whose protein sequence is MSLARTSPWGAGQPVEPALPPLIGRHRADIVVVGGGIAGLSLAHRLRAELPSARIMLLEAVLVGGGATGHSTGLARPGVWGSMRLLHKRVGPAAADALTRASLEGMAALRELVTGEDIDCDLVRGRMYQLPVTAQHVRRYTDDLPEMNRLGMRADWLSAREAAETLGLQGGFGALRVAPLYQLDPLRLCRGLREVLSARGVEVYEGSPVRSIEPGERVRVRTNRGEVDAAQVVLAIDGYTRAAGLVKLPIVPFRSQALCTEPLSAAQLAGLALRPGDLVLDSRAFFNYVRLSPDGRLILGGGRAANPRTSPGTQPPVSAGTWRRLERELRQLFPGLAEVRIARSWAGVSGATPDWMPIVGQVEPGVWFAGGWNGRGIAPALHSAGWLSGQLAAALHGKPLPPPTVPWHRSGARPAPVFDRLRYPLRQTFLQLTDRRSLHTGRCAPLRFGRDGK